The proteins below come from a single Tenuifilum thalassicum genomic window:
- the rpsA gene encoding 30S ribosomal protein S1, translated as MSDEMAKEPLKNQEAGIPDFDWDSYAENQTYDSNQLKELEQVYDQTLSTIAENEVVEGTVVGITKREVFVNIGYKSEGVISINEFRYNPDLKVGDKVEVYVESPEDKKGQLVLSHKKARVLRSWERVNEAFDKGEIIKGYIKCRTKGGMIVDVFGIEAFLPGSQIDVKPIRDYDVFVGKVMEFKVVKINHEYKNVVVSHKALIEEELEQQKKEIIAKLEKGQVLEGTVKNITSYGVFIDLGGVDGLIHITDLSWGRVNHPEEVVQLDQKLNVVILDFDDDKKRIALGLKQLTPHPWDSLDPNLKVGDKVKGKVVVLADYGAFIEIAPGVEGLIHVSEMSWSQHLRSAQEFLKVGDEVEAVILTLDREERKMSLGIKQLKPDPWTTIEEKYPVNSKHKARVRNFTSFGIFVELEEGVDGLIHISDLSWTKKIKHPAEFTNIGDEIEVVVLEIDKENRRLSLGHKQLEENPWDVFETIFSVDSVHEGTIVEIFDKGAVVALPYGVEGFATPKHLVKEDGTTAKVDEKLPFKVLEFNKNAKRIIVSHSRTFEDEKKAVEEKAEKKSKSSAQKVVKKLNSSIEKTTLGDISELQALKSELEANQKKSDSESAE; from the coding sequence ATGAGTGATGAAATGGCCAAAGAGCCGCTAAAAAACCAAGAAGCTGGAATTCCTGATTTTGACTGGGATTCTTATGCTGAAAATCAAACCTATGATTCTAATCAGCTAAAAGAGTTAGAACAGGTTTATGATCAAACCCTATCAACCATTGCTGAAAATGAGGTGGTTGAAGGTACCGTTGTTGGAATTACTAAACGTGAAGTTTTTGTCAACATCGGTTACAAATCTGAGGGTGTAATTAGCATCAACGAGTTTCGTTACAACCCTGATTTAAAGGTTGGCGATAAGGTTGAGGTTTATGTTGAAAGCCCCGAAGATAAGAAAGGACAACTTGTTCTTTCTCACAAGAAAGCACGTGTTCTTCGTTCATGGGAGCGTGTTAACGAGGCCTTTGATAAGGGCGAAATTATTAAAGGTTACATCAAGTGCCGCACTAAAGGTGGTATGATTGTGGATGTATTTGGTATTGAGGCATTCTTACCTGGCTCACAAATTGATGTTAAGCCCATCCGCGATTACGACGTATTCGTAGGTAAAGTGATGGAATTCAAGGTTGTTAAAATCAACCACGAATACAAGAACGTTGTTGTTTCGCACAAGGCTCTTATTGAGGAAGAACTTGAGCAACAAAAGAAAGAAATTATTGCTAAGCTTGAAAAAGGACAGGTTCTTGAAGGAACCGTTAAAAATATTACCAGCTACGGAGTATTCATCGACCTTGGCGGCGTAGATGGTTTGATCCACATTACCGACCTCTCTTGGGGACGTGTAAATCATCCAGAAGAAGTTGTTCAGCTCGACCAAAAGCTGAATGTTGTTATTCTTGACTTTGACGATGATAAGAAACGTATCGCACTTGGCTTAAAACAGCTTACACCACATCCTTGGGATTCGCTCGATCCTAACTTAAAGGTTGGCGACAAGGTTAAAGGTAAAGTTGTTGTTCTTGCCGATTATGGTGCATTCATTGAAATTGCACCTGGTGTTGAGGGGCTTATCCACGTTTCCGAAATGTCATGGAGCCAACACTTACGCTCTGCTCAAGAGTTCCTAAAAGTTGGCGATGAGGTTGAGGCAGTTATCCTTACACTTGACCGCGAAGAGCGCAAAATGTCGCTTGGTATCAAACAGCTAAAACCAGATCCATGGACTACTATCGAGGAAAAATACCCTGTTAATTCTAAGCATAAAGCTAGAGTTCGCAACTTTACCTCATTTGGTATTTTTGTTGAACTAGAAGAGGGTGTTGATGGATTGATTCACATCTCGGATCTTAGCTGGACAAAGAAAATCAAGCATCCTGCTGAATTTACCAACATTGGCGATGAGATTGAAGTAGTAGTGCTTGAAATTGACAAGGAAAACCGTCGTTTAAGCCTTGGTCACAAACAGCTCGAAGAAAATCCTTGGGATGTATTCGAAACTATCTTCTCTGTTGATTCTGTTCACGAGGGAACTATAGTTGAAATCTTCGATAAAGGAGCTGTTGTTGCACTACCTTATGGTGTTGAAGGTTTTGCTACTCCTAAACACTTAGTTAAGGAGGATGGAACTACAGCTAAAGTTGATGAGAAACTACCATTTAAAGTGTTAGAATTCAACAAGAATGCTAAGCGTATTATAGTTTCGCATAGCCGTACTTTTGAGGATGAGAAAAAGGCTGTTGAAGAAAAAGCAGAAAAAAAATCAAAATCATCCGCACAAAAAGTTGTAAAAAAGTTGAATTCTAGCATAGAAAAAACTACCTTAGGGGATATTTCAGAGTTGCAAGCTCTAAAATCGGAACTTGAAGCAAATCAGAAAAAATCTGACTCTGAAAGCGCCGAGTAG
- a CDS encoding S41 family peptidase, whose translation MKKFFISILVALCTVFTVNAQSNSSFSAYKFVRFIQYLSSSYVDTINVTRLVDDAIVDILGQLDPHSVYISKEDVQAMNEPLEGKFEGIGIEFNILNDTLMVVNPISGGPSERVGIMAGDRIIEVDGKPIASIGLKIPDVHKLLRGPKGTRVDLKIVRKGVKEPLDFTIIRDKIPIYSVDTYYMPEPGVGYIKINRFSATTEDEFVQALDELEKKRMKDLIIDLRNNGGGYLNSAYEIASYLFDPGKLIVYTEGRNSPRTDYFSHKRKRKPFKGRVLIMTDEGSASASEILSGAVQDWDRGIIVGRRTFGKGLVQNQLPLPDGSMIRLTVAKYYTPSGRAIQRPYKKGDAKEYYSDLEKRYKDGELFNQDSIHFPDSLKYYTLVKKKVVYGGGGIMPDVFVPLDTSFYSNYYGKLVRSGVINQFAIQWVDANRKSLLKKYTKFKKFEKNFNVDDSILNELFDFAESKKISRDEEGIKTSSNELKIQLKGLFAQSLFGPGYYYQVSNSSNETFRKCLEILKNWDKYKHLVQ comes from the coding sequence ATGAAAAAATTTTTTATTAGCATACTAGTTGCTTTATGCACTGTTTTTACTGTAAATGCTCAATCTAATTCTAGCTTTAGCGCTTATAAGTTTGTCCGTTTTATTCAATATCTTTCAAGTAGTTATGTTGACACAATTAATGTAACCCGATTGGTCGACGATGCTATCGTTGATATTTTAGGACAGCTCGACCCTCATTCTGTATATATCTCTAAAGAAGATGTTCAAGCCATGAACGAGCCGCTAGAGGGCAAGTTCGAAGGCATTGGCATAGAGTTCAACATTTTGAATGATACTTTAATGGTTGTTAACCCTATTTCAGGCGGACCTTCGGAAAGGGTTGGTATTATGGCTGGCGACAGAATTATTGAGGTTGATGGAAAGCCTATCGCTAGCATTGGGCTTAAAATACCAGATGTCCATAAACTTCTTAGAGGCCCCAAAGGAACTCGTGTCGATCTGAAAATAGTTAGAAAAGGGGTCAAGGAGCCTCTCGATTTTACAATTATTCGCGATAAAATCCCAATCTACAGCGTTGATACATACTACATGCCCGAACCTGGCGTTGGGTATATTAAAATAAATAGATTTTCCGCCACTACCGAAGATGAGTTTGTTCAAGCTCTCGATGAACTCGAGAAGAAAAGAATGAAAGATCTTATTATTGATTTGCGAAATAATGGCGGGGGATATCTTAATTCGGCTTATGAAATTGCGAGTTACCTTTTTGATCCAGGTAAACTTATAGTTTATACCGAGGGCCGAAATAGTCCTAGAACCGATTATTTCTCTCATAAAAGAAAACGCAAACCCTTTAAAGGTCGTGTCTTAATTATGACAGACGAGGGTTCGGCGTCTGCCAGCGAAATTCTTTCTGGTGCAGTGCAGGACTGGGATAGGGGAATTATTGTTGGTCGTCGAACATTTGGAAAGGGGCTTGTCCAAAATCAGCTTCCTTTACCCGATGGCTCTATGATAAGGTTAACTGTTGCTAAGTATTACACACCATCTGGTAGAGCAATTCAGCGCCCTTACAAAAAAGGTGATGCTAAAGAGTACTATTCTGATTTGGAAAAACGATATAAGGATGGCGAATTATTTAACCAGGACAGCATTCACTTCCCCGATTCTTTGAAGTATTACACACTAGTTAAAAAGAAAGTTGTGTATGGTGGTGGGGGCATAATGCCCGATGTATTTGTCCCTCTCGACACTTCATTCTATTCCAATTACTACGGTAAACTTGTTCGTTCGGGAGTAATCAACCAATTTGCCATTCAATGGGTTGATGCTAACCGTAAATCACTCCTTAAGAAATATACAAAGTTTAAAAAGTTTGAGAAAAACTTTAATGTTGACGATTCAATACTAAATGAACTTTTTGACTTTGCTGAGTCTAAGAAAATATCACGCGATGAAGAAGGGATAAAAACATCTTCGAATGAGTTAAAGATCCAGCTAAAGGGGTTGTTTGCTCAGTCGTTATTTGGACCTGGTTATTACTATCAGGTTTCTAATTCTTCTAACGAAACTTTCAGAAAATGTCTCGAAATTCTTAAGAATTGGGATAAATATAAGCATTTAGTGCAGTAG
- the rfbA gene encoding glucose-1-phosphate thymidylyltransferase RfbA — MKGIILAGGAGTRLYPITKSISKQIIPIYDKPMIYYPLSVLMLSNIREVLIISTPKDIHLYQDLFGDGGQFGLKIEYAIQPSPDGLAQAFIIGEKFIGNDSVCLVLGDNIFYGGNLTQLLNESSKLTDGAIVFGYYVKDPQRYGVAEFDSNGKVISLEEKPQNPKSNYAVTGLYFYSNDVVAKAKSLKPSKRGELEITDLNRLYLNEGRLNLKIMGRGMAWLDTGTHESLLQASNFIQTIEDRQGLKIACIEEIAYRNGFINKEQLLKLADQLSNNQYGQYLYRIANEKHY; from the coding sequence ATGAAAGGAATAATCCTAGCAGGTGGTGCTGGTACAAGGCTCTATCCCATAACAAAGAGCATCTCAAAGCAGATAATACCGATTTACGATAAACCTATGATATACTACCCCTTATCGGTATTAATGCTTTCCAATATTAGAGAAGTATTAATCATTTCTACTCCCAAAGACATACACCTATACCAAGATCTTTTTGGCGATGGTGGTCAATTTGGTTTAAAAATTGAATACGCCATACAGCCCTCACCCGACGGATTAGCCCAAGCATTTATAATAGGTGAAAAGTTCATTGGCAACGATAGTGTTTGCCTGGTATTAGGCGACAATATCTTTTATGGCGGAAATTTAACCCAGCTGCTTAACGAGAGTTCAAAGCTAACCGACGGAGCCATCGTTTTTGGTTATTATGTAAAGGACCCTCAACGCTATGGAGTTGCAGAGTTTGATAGTAATGGCAAAGTGATTTCGTTGGAGGAAAAGCCTCAAAATCCGAAATCGAACTATGCTGTAACGGGACTTTACTTTTATAGTAATGATGTTGTTGCAAAAGCAAAATCATTAAAACCCTCAAAACGCGGTGAGCTAGAAATAACCGATTTAAATCGATTATACCTTAATGAAGGCAGGCTAAATCTGAAAATCATGGGACGTGGGATGGCTTGGCTTGACACAGGAACCCACGAAAGCCTGCTGCAAGCTTCAAATTTCATTCAAACAATTGAGGATAGGCAAGGATTAAAAATAGCTTGCATTGAGGAAATAGCCTACAGAAACGGCTTTATTAACAAAGAGCAGCTGCTAAAGTTAGCCGATCAACTCTCAAACAACCAGTATGGACAATACTTATACAGAATTGCAAACGAAAAACATTATTAA
- the guaA gene encoding glutamine-hydrolyzing GMP synthase: MHQKIIILDFGSQYTQLIARRVREFNVYCEIHPFNKIPQIDSTVKGVILSGSPFSVRDDNAPFVDLKDIKGKLPLLGICYGAQFLSQTNGGEVMPSATREYGRATIEVVDNECPLFANLSPRSQVWMSHGDTIVKIPDNFKVIASTADVKVGAFEVNGEQTYGIQFHPEVYHSVEGAKLIKNFVVDICGCSQDWTPASFVEESVSKLKSTLGNDKVVLGLSGGVDSSVAALLLHKAIGKNLTCIFVDNGLLRKNEFEQVLESYQSLGLNVIGVDASQRFYKELKGITDPEQKRKIIGRIFIEVFDDEAHKIKDVKWLAQGTIYPDVIESVSVNGPSATIKSHHNVGGLPEKMNLKVVEPLRLLFKDEVRRVGKELGLPGAILNRHPFPGPGLGIRILGEVTPEKVQLLQEADSIYIQGLREAGLYDKIWQAGAILLPIQSVGVMGDERTYEYVVALRAVTSTDGMTADWYHFPHEFLARISNDIINKVRGINRVVYDISSKPPATIEWE, from the coding sequence ATGCATCAAAAGATTATTATTCTAGATTTTGGGTCACAGTACACCCAACTAATTGCCCGAAGAGTTAGAGAGTTTAATGTGTATTGTGAAATTCACCCATTCAACAAAATTCCACAAATAGATAGTACAGTAAAAGGTGTAATCCTTTCAGGTAGCCCATTCTCTGTTAGAGATGATAATGCTCCTTTTGTTGATCTAAAAGACATTAAAGGTAAATTACCGTTATTGGGCATATGTTATGGAGCTCAATTCCTTTCCCAAACTAATGGTGGAGAGGTTATGCCATCGGCTACTCGTGAGTATGGCAGGGCTACCATTGAGGTTGTTGATAATGAATGCCCTCTTTTTGCAAACCTATCGCCGCGCTCTCAGGTTTGGATGTCGCATGGTGACACTATTGTTAAAATTCCCGATAACTTCAAGGTTATTGCAAGCACTGCTGATGTTAAAGTTGGCGCATTTGAAGTTAACGGAGAACAAACCTATGGTATACAGTTTCATCCGGAGGTGTACCATAGCGTTGAGGGTGCAAAACTTATCAAAAATTTTGTAGTTGATATATGTGGGTGTTCACAAGATTGGACTCCCGCTTCTTTCGTTGAAGAATCTGTAAGTAAGCTAAAGAGTACATTAGGTAACGATAAAGTTGTCTTGGGCCTTTCTGGTGGGGTTGATTCTTCGGTTGCTGCTTTATTGCTTCATAAAGCTATCGGAAAAAATCTTACATGCATTTTTGTTGATAATGGCCTACTTCGTAAGAACGAATTTGAACAAGTGCTAGAATCGTATCAGAGCCTAGGCTTAAATGTTATCGGTGTTGATGCTAGTCAGCGCTTCTATAAGGAACTTAAAGGAATAACCGACCCAGAACAGAAAAGGAAAATTATTGGTAGAATATTCATAGAGGTGTTCGACGACGAGGCACATAAGATAAAAGATGTAAAATGGCTTGCCCAAGGTACCATCTATCCCGATGTGATTGAATCGGTATCAGTTAACGGCCCTTCTGCTACTATAAAGTCACATCACAATGTTGGTGGACTTCCTGAAAAAATGAACCTCAAAGTTGTTGAGCCTCTACGCCTACTTTTTAAGGATGAAGTTCGTAGGGTTGGTAAAGAACTTGGATTACCTGGAGCAATTCTAAACAGACATCCTTTCCCAGGACCAGGGTTAGGGATTAGAATTCTTGGTGAGGTTACTCCCGAGAAAGTTCAGCTTTTACAAGAAGCCGATAGCATTTATATTCAAGGACTGCGAGAGGCTGGCTTATATGACAAAATCTGGCAAGCTGGTGCAATCCTTTTGCCAATTCAATCGGTAGGCGTAATGGGCGATGAGCGAACATACGAGTACGTTGTTGCTCTTAGGGCGGTTACCTCAACCGATGGTATGACTGCCGATTGGTACCACTTTCCTCATGAGTTTTTAGCCCGTATTTCAAATGATATTATTAACAAGGTTAGAGGTATTAACCGGGTGGTTTACGATATTAGCTCGAAACCTCCTGCCACAATTGAATGGGAATAA
- a CDS encoding UDP-glucuronic acid decarboxylase family protein yields MRKRILITGGAGFLGSHLCERLLHMGNEVICLDNYFSGSKQNIAHLLANPYFELVRHDVTVPYYAEVDEIYNLACPASPIHYQKNPIKTIKTSVMGAINMLGLAKRVKAKILQASTSEVYGDPEVHPQPEHYWGNVNPIGPRACYDEGKRCAETLFTSYHAQNGVNIRIARIFNTYGPKMSLTDGRVISNFIVQALSNKDITIYGDGNQTRSFMYVDDLIDALILLMESKSEIHFPINIGSTQEYKMIDLAKKIIQLTGSESKIVFKPQVEDDPKQRKPDTSLTQKVLPTWSPKISLNEGLTRTIEYFRQEIERQG; encoded by the coding sequence ATGAGAAAAAGAATTTTAATTACGGGAGGTGCAGGTTTCCTTGGTTCTCATCTTTGTGAACGTTTACTCCATATGGGAAACGAGGTAATTTGTCTTGATAACTATTTTAGTGGAAGCAAGCAAAACATTGCACATTTGCTTGCTAATCCATACTTTGAGCTTGTTAGACACGATGTAACGGTACCCTACTACGCTGAGGTAGATGAAATATACAACCTTGCATGCCCAGCATCGCCAATTCATTACCAAAAAAACCCTATTAAAACAATTAAAACCTCAGTCATGGGGGCGATTAACATGTTAGGGCTTGCCAAACGAGTAAAAGCAAAAATATTGCAAGCCTCAACAAGCGAGGTTTACGGCGATCCCGAAGTTCATCCTCAACCAGAGCATTATTGGGGTAACGTAAATCCAATTGGTCCTAGGGCCTGCTACGACGAAGGGAAACGTTGTGCAGAAACACTATTCACAAGCTACCATGCTCAGAATGGTGTGAACATTAGAATTGCTAGAATTTTTAACACATATGGGCCAAAAATGAGTTTAACCGATGGCAGAGTTATTTCTAACTTCATAGTTCAAGCCCTGTCAAACAAAGACATTACCATTTATGGTGATGGCAATCAAACTCGTAGTTTTATGTATGTCGATGACCTTATTGATGCTCTAATACTACTAATGGAAAGCAAAAGCGAAATACATTTCCCCATAAATATTGGCAGCACCCAGGAGTATAAAATGATAGATTTAGCTAAAAAAATCATTCAGCTAACAGGTAGCGAATCAAAAATAGTTTTTAAACCCCAAGTTGAAGATGATCCTAAACAGAGAAAGCCCGATACTTCATTGACACAAAAAGTTTTACCCACATGGAGCCCTAAAATAAGTTTGAACGAAGGATTAACAAGAACAATTGAGTATTTCAGGCAAGAAATAGAGAGACAGGGATGA
- a CDS encoding ribonuclease Z: MTFSVTILGSSSALPTSKRFPSAHVLNVHERFYLIDCGEGTQIQLRKYHLPLNRINNIFLTHSHGDHVLGIFGLISTLNLLGRTNDLHIYGVADFEDLLMQNVKFFTDKPSFKVIYHAVDPFKVEEIYTDKHVVVTTVPLRHRVPAVGYLFREAPKQPNIRKDIISKYNLTIADIVSIKNGHDLVLPNGDIIPNSELTYIHSQPRSYAYCSDTLYSERLVGLVKGVDLLYHEATFLHSELELARKTGHSTALQAATVALKANVGKLILGHFSSRYKDIQLFLNEAKSVFQNSYVINDGDTIQVSPKIVDSQFD; this comes from the coding sequence GTGACCTTTTCAGTTACCATACTAGGTAGCAGCTCAGCATTGCCTACATCTAAACGTTTTCCTTCCGCTCATGTGCTTAATGTACATGAGCGGTTTTATCTTATTGATTGTGGTGAGGGTACTCAGATTCAGCTTCGAAAGTACCACTTGCCCTTGAACAGGATTAACAATATTTTCCTTACCCATTCACATGGCGACCATGTTCTTGGCATTTTTGGTCTAATATCTACTCTTAATCTTCTTGGTAGGACTAACGATTTACATATCTATGGTGTTGCCGACTTTGAAGATTTGCTTATGCAAAACGTTAAATTCTTTACCGATAAGCCAAGTTTCAAGGTTATATACCATGCTGTTGACCCATTTAAAGTAGAGGAGATTTATACCGATAAGCATGTCGTTGTGACTACAGTTCCCTTACGACACAGGGTTCCTGCAGTTGGTTATCTATTTAGAGAAGCACCTAAGCAACCGAATATTAGAAAAGATATTATTTCTAAGTACAATCTAACAATTGCTGATATTGTTAGTATAAAAAATGGACATGACTTAGTTTTACCCAATGGAGATATTATACCCAATAGTGAGCTAACATATATTCATAGCCAACCTCGCTCGTATGCATATTGCTCCGATACCTTGTACAGCGAACGCCTTGTTGGCTTGGTTAAAGGTGTCGATTTGCTTTATCATGAGGCCACATTCTTGCACTCTGAATTAGAGTTGGCTCGCAAAACAGGTCACTCAACTGCACTTCAGGCCGCAACCGTAGCATTAAAAGCAAATGTTGGTAAGCTAATATTGGGGCATTTCTCGTCTCGTTATAAGGATATTCAACTGTTTTTAAATGAGGCCAAAAGTGTTTTCCAAAATTCATATGTTATAAACGATGGCGATACAATTCAGGTTAGTCCTAAAATTGTTGATAGTCAGTTCGATTAG
- a CDS encoding DEAD/DEAH box helicase yields MEINNEFKQLGLSDKALHAITKKGFEQPSPIQKITIPVLLSEDNDIIAQAQTGTGKTAAFGLPLIEKLEGQPKGIKTLVLVPTRELALQVCDEMLSLAEKRVVITAVYGGQSISEQQRRIKKGVDIVVGTPGRILDLIRRGDLDFSSLQYFVLDEADEMLNMGFIDDIELIMKHTPDEKRVWLFSATMPDRIVKLAKKYMKSPKKLQVDRTQPTTGLTDQIYFEVHEGDKFDALTRIIDIEPEFYGLVFCRTRNDVDTVTNKLIERGYAAEGLHGEISQAQREKTLKKFRKKYINILIATDVAARGIDIADLTHVINYSLPQDPESYIHRIGRTGRAGKQGTAITFVSPTEYRKLNYFQKATKVNIRKELLPAAEDIVAVKREKIKEELREIIQSGKYSDYLGMAEDLIETNSPEVALAALLRLAFKTQLDASSYSEIRTFHVDTKGTTRLFIGLGKKDGMNPRKISEFIRKEVQIPDRKIDDILVRDDFSFITVPFKEAERILNAFANRKADGKPLITKAKPKKK; encoded by the coding sequence ATGGAAATAAACAATGAATTCAAGCAGTTAGGGTTATCGGATAAAGCCCTTCACGCAATCACAAAAAAGGGCTTTGAACAACCTTCACCTATTCAGAAGATAACCATACCTGTCTTGTTAAGTGAAGATAATGATATTATTGCTCAAGCCCAAACAGGAACAGGAAAGACAGCGGCTTTTGGGTTGCCATTAATAGAAAAACTCGAAGGCCAACCCAAAGGAATTAAAACGCTTGTTCTAGTTCCTACCCGTGAGCTTGCCCTGCAAGTTTGCGATGAGATGCTCTCTCTTGCAGAAAAAAGGGTGGTTATTACTGCCGTTTATGGTGGACAGTCTATATCGGAACAACAACGTCGTATAAAAAAAGGTGTTGATATTGTAGTTGGTACTCCAGGTAGAATACTTGATTTAATTAGACGTGGCGATTTAGATTTTAGCTCTTTGCAGTACTTTGTTTTAGACGAGGCCGACGAGATGCTTAACATGGGCTTCATTGATGATATAGAACTCATTATGAAGCATACACCCGATGAAAAGCGTGTTTGGCTTTTCTCGGCAACTATGCCCGATCGTATCGTAAAGTTGGCCAAGAAGTACATGAAGAGCCCTAAGAAATTACAGGTTGATAGAACCCAGCCAACTACAGGTTTAACCGATCAGATCTATTTTGAAGTACATGAAGGTGATAAATTCGATGCTTTAACTCGAATAATTGACATTGAACCAGAGTTTTACGGATTGGTTTTTTGTCGTACCCGAAACGATGTTGATACAGTTACCAATAAACTTATTGAGCGTGGTTACGCTGCAGAAGGTTTGCATGGCGAAATTTCTCAGGCACAACGCGAAAAGACTTTAAAAAAGTTTCGCAAAAAGTACATCAATATCCTTATTGCTACCGATGTTGCCGCACGAGGGATAGACATTGCAGACCTTACACACGTTATTAACTATAGTTTACCCCAAGACCCAGAATCATACATACATAGAATTGGAAGAACCGGTAGAGCAGGGAAACAGGGTACTGCAATTACTTTTGTATCACCTACCGAGTACCGTAAACTCAACTATTTCCAGAAAGCCACAAAGGTAAACATTCGAAAAGAGCTTTTACCAGCTGCCGAAGATATAGTTGCAGTTAAACGAGAAAAGATTAAAGAGGAGCTCCGCGAAATAATTCAGAGCGGTAAATATTCAGATTATTTAGGGATGGCTGAGGATTTGATTGAAACCAATAGCCCCGAAGTTGCTTTAGCTGCACTTCTCCGCCTCGCCTTTAAAACACAGCTCGATGCATCTTCATATTCCGAAATTAGGACTTTTCATGTTGATACCAAGGGAACAACTCGTTTGTTTATTGGGTTAGGGAAAAAGGATGGGATGAATCCAAGGAAGATTTCTGAATTTATTAGAAAAGAAGTTCAAATCCCCGATAGAAAAATTGACGATATTTTAGTTCGCGACGATTTTTCTTTTATAACGGTTCCTTTCAAAGAGGCAGAAAGGATTTTAAATGCATTTGCTAATCGTAAAGCCGATGGCAAACCTTTAATAACTAAGGCAAAACCCAAGAAAAAGTAA
- a CDS encoding STAS domain-containing protein has protein sequence MEFKIQKFEKFTQIEVLEEKLDTNIAPSLKSELVLISGNGERNIILDLSSCRYCDSSGLSAILVANRLCKNAGGTFVLTGLTDAVERLITISQLDTVLNIAYSKDEAVQMIEKAEN, from the coding sequence ATGGAATTTAAAATTCAAAAGTTCGAGAAGTTCACCCAAATAGAGGTACTTGAAGAAAAATTGGATACTAATATTGCACCAAGTCTAAAGTCAGAATTAGTATTAATTTCTGGAAATGGTGAACGAAACATAATACTCGACCTAAGTAGTTGCAGATACTGCGATTCTTCAGGGTTAAGTGCTATTCTTGTTGCAAACAGGCTTTGTAAGAATGCTGGTGGAACATTTGTTCTTACTGGTCTTACTGATGCTGTTGAACGATTAATTACAATTTCGCAACTCGATACAGTGCTTAATATTGCATATTCTAAGGATGAGGCTGTGCAAATGATTGAAAAGGCTGAAAACTAA
- a CDS encoding THUMP domain-containing class I SAM-dependent RNA methyltransferase, with amino-acid sequence MSDKFQMIAKTLQGLEGVLAEELKEIGAENIETGCRSVSYYGTKETLYKSNFWLRTALRVLKPIYVFNARTIDEFYGNARKFDWSSVMDLSHKFAVESVVNSEHFPHSRYIALKLKDAIADQFRDKFGKRPFVDPKKPHIKFHVHVNNDVCTISLDSSGESLHRRGYRVAQDVAPINEVLAAGLIKLAGWDGDSVFVDPMCGSGTILIEAALIAYGIAPGIFRQHFGFENWLDFDEELLQSIYNDDSRERDFEYLILGRDISKQAIASAMENVKESGLQRKIDLGVASIFDYIPPKVEKGLVVTNPPYGERLKKAQIENFYKQISDVFKKNYTGYDVWLISSNQEALKSFGLRPSAKHTLFNGALECKFQRFTMYKGSVKSKFKNQK; translated from the coding sequence ATGAGCGATAAGTTTCAAATGATAGCTAAAACCCTTCAGGGGTTAGAGGGCGTTTTAGCCGAAGAACTAAAGGAAATTGGTGCAGAAAATATTGAAACTGGATGTAGGTCTGTTAGCTATTACGGCACTAAAGAAACTTTATATAAATCGAACTTTTGGTTACGCACTGCATTAAGGGTACTGAAACCTATCTACGTTTTCAATGCACGCACAATTGATGAGTTTTATGGGAATGCTCGTAAGTTTGACTGGTCCTCAGTTATGGATTTGTCCCATAAGTTTGCGGTTGAAAGCGTGGTGAATTCCGAACATTTTCCACACTCACGGTATATTGCACTTAAATTAAAAGATGCCATTGCCGATCAGTTCCGTGATAAGTTTGGCAAGCGACCATTTGTCGATCCTAAAAAGCCTCATATTAAATTTCATGTTCATGTTAATAACGATGTGTGTACTATTTCTCTTGACTCATCTGGGGAGTCGTTACATCGTCGTGGATATCGTGTGGCTCAAGATGTTGCCCCAATAAATGAGGTGCTTGCTGCTGGTCTGATAAAACTTGCCGGATGGGATGGCGATTCTGTTTTTGTTGACCCCATGTGTGGCTCTGGAACAATCCTGATTGAAGCTGCCCTTATTGCTTATGGCATTGCTCCGGGCATCTTCCGTCAGCATTTTGGATTCGAAAACTGGCTTGACTTCGATGAGGAACTTCTGCAATCTATTTACAACGACGATAGCCGAGAAAGAGATTTTGAATACCTAATACTTGGCCGCGACATTTCCAAGCAGGCTATTGCTTCGGCTATGGAAAATGTTAAAGAATCGGGATTGCAACGTAAGATTGACCTAGGAGTTGCTTCTATATTCGATTATATTCCGCCTAAGGTAGAAAAGGGACTTGTTGTGACTAATCCGCCTTATGGCGAGCGATTGAAAAAGGCACAAATTGAGAACTTCTACAAGCAAATTTCGGATGTCTTTAAGAAGAACTATACGGGGTATGATGTTTGGCTTATTAGTTCAAATCAGGAAGCTCTTAAAAGTTTTGGGCTTCGCCCTTCGGCTAAGCATACACTTTTTAATGGGGCTCTCGAATGCAAATTTCAACGTTTTACAATGTATAAAGGTAGTGTGAAATCTAAGTTCAAGAATCAAAAATAG